In Brevibacterium zhoupengii, the following are encoded in one genomic region:
- a CDS encoding PGPGW domain-containing protein, whose protein sequence is MNDHPHDKRPEGWLSRHHKHGVRPWRRTRLSFLRWRGTITANPHTARLYRMIVGGLGTLIVVIGLLLVPLPGPGWLIVIIGLFIISSEFRWAQRILHFVRVNVEKWTHWIMAQPLWVRWTIGAVTAAFVAVVVWAVFRIIGIPDWVPELEVLRYLDLQ, encoded by the coding sequence GTGAATGACCATCCCCACGACAAGCGCCCCGAAGGGTGGCTGTCGCGCCATCACAAGCATGGAGTGCGACCGTGGCGCAGAACTCGCCTGAGCTTTCTGCGCTGGCGCGGAACTATCACAGCCAACCCGCACACGGCACGGCTCTATCGGATGATCGTCGGCGGATTGGGCACACTCATCGTCGTCATCGGACTGCTGCTCGTCCCATTGCCGGGCCCCGGTTGGCTCATCGTCATCATCGGCCTGTTCATCATCTCCAGCGAGTTCCGCTGGGCACAGCGGATCCTGCATTTCGTCCGAGTCAACGTGGAGAAGTGGACGCATTGGATCATGGCACAGCCTCTATGGGTGCGCTGGACGATTGGTGCGGTGACCGCAGCTTTCGTGGCTGTGGTCGTCTGGGCAGTCTTCAGGATCATCGGGATTCCCGACTGGGTTCCCGAGCTAGAAGTCCTCAGATACCTGGACCTGCAATGA
- the zapE gene encoding cell division protein ZapE — translation MNAEQTLVALSDRSPQVAPDELIAGLVPPPQFHDVSFASYRTDDTEPSQAQARNKLEEFVASSTSKGFFGKLFSKGKDGPKGVYLDGGYGVGKTHLLASAWHANEKPATFGTFVEYTNLVGALGFVRARDDLSKMKLVCVDEFELDDPGDTVLMSRLMRELTDAGVKIIATSNTLPGSLGEGRFAAQDFLREIQALADQFDIYRIEGKDYRHRGLSEPAEPVAAENLDAATAELTGTVARDDFPTLLKHLSTVHPSRYGRMVDGVDAAVWEDVNTIDNEGVALRFVALVDRLYDRNVTIINSGQALNQVFTEESLAGGYRKKYMRCLSRLTALSSQ, via the coding sequence GTGAATGCCGAGCAGACTCTGGTCGCCCTGAGCGACCGTTCCCCCCAAGTTGCACCCGACGAACTCATTGCAGGTCTGGTCCCGCCACCGCAGTTCCACGACGTGTCCTTCGCCAGCTACCGCACCGACGACACGGAGCCCTCACAGGCTCAGGCGCGCAACAAGCTTGAGGAATTCGTGGCGTCATCGACGTCAAAGGGCTTCTTCGGCAAACTGTTCTCGAAGGGCAAGGACGGGCCCAAGGGCGTCTACCTCGACGGCGGCTACGGTGTGGGCAAGACCCACCTCCTGGCCTCGGCATGGCATGCCAATGAGAAGCCGGCGACCTTCGGCACCTTCGTCGAATACACGAACCTCGTCGGCGCCCTGGGATTCGTCCGAGCTCGGGACGACCTCTCGAAGATGAAACTCGTCTGCGTCGACGAGTTCGAACTCGACGACCCCGGCGACACGGTGCTCATGTCACGTCTCATGCGCGAACTCACCGATGCCGGCGTGAAGATCATCGCCACCTCGAACACTCTGCCCGGGTCATTGGGGGAGGGGCGCTTCGCCGCACAGGACTTCCTCCGCGAGATCCAGGCGCTGGCCGACCAGTTCGACATCTACCGGATCGAAGGCAAAGACTACCGTCACCGAGGTCTGAGCGAGCCGGCCGAGCCAGTTGCGGCAGAGAACCTCGATGCCGCAACCGCCGAGCTGACAGGCACGGTCGCCCGCGATGACTTCCCGACACTGCTGAAGCATCTCTCCACGGTCCATCCCTCCCGGTACGGCCGGATGGTCGACGGTGTCGACGCCGCCGTGTGGGAAGACGTGAATACGATCGACAACGAGGGTGTGGCACTGCGCTTCGTCGCACTTGTCGACAGGCTCTATGACCGCAACGTCACGATCATCAACTCGGGACAGGCGCTGAACCAGGTCTTCACTGAAGAATCCTTGGCCGGCGGCTACCGGAAGAAGTACATGCGCTGTCTTTCGCGTCTGACAGCACTCTCCTCGCAGTAG
- the era gene encoding GTPase Era, giving the protein MEFRTDYPEDYRAGFACFVGRPNTGKSTLTNALVGEKVAITSAKPQTTRHTIRGIVHKDGHQLILVDTPGLHKPRTLLGSRLNDLVASTLSEVDVIGFCLPADEPIGPGDRYIASQLELLDGRTPIVALVTKTDKVSQEKVAEALLAVGALADFADVVPVSAVDGFQIDTVDSVLTAHLPKSPPLYPEGELTDEPEERMIAELVREAALEGVRDELPHSLAAQVEEMYPREGRSEDNPLWNVHVNLYVERSSQKAIIIGKGGSRLKAIGSESRRGIEALLGTKVYLDLHVKIAKDWQRDPKQLGRLGFDFS; this is encoded by the coding sequence ATGGAATTTCGCACGGACTACCCCGAGGACTACCGAGCGGGCTTCGCCTGCTTCGTGGGCCGGCCGAACACCGGAAAATCGACGCTGACGAATGCTCTGGTGGGGGAGAAGGTGGCGATCACCTCGGCGAAACCCCAGACCACGCGCCACACGATCCGCGGCATCGTTCACAAGGATGGCCATCAGCTGATCCTCGTCGACACCCCGGGCCTCCACAAGCCGCGCACCCTGCTGGGCAGCCGGCTCAACGACCTTGTGGCCTCGACCCTCAGCGAGGTCGACGTCATCGGCTTCTGCCTGCCCGCCGACGAACCCATCGGACCCGGAGACCGGTACATCGCCTCCCAGCTCGAACTCCTCGACGGACGCACACCGATCGTGGCTCTGGTGACGAAGACCGACAAAGTCTCCCAGGAGAAGGTCGCCGAGGCGCTGCTGGCCGTGGGTGCTCTCGCGGACTTCGCCGACGTGGTTCCGGTCTCCGCCGTCGACGGGTTCCAGATCGACACTGTCGATTCAGTGCTCACCGCGCATCTGCCGAAATCGCCTCCGCTCTACCCTGAAGGAGAGCTGACGGATGAACCGGAGGAGAGGATGATCGCCGAACTCGTGCGCGAGGCCGCACTCGAAGGCGTCCGCGACGAGCTTCCGCACTCCCTGGCCGCGCAGGTCGAGGAGATGTACCCGCGTGAGGGACGCAGCGAAGACAATCCGCTGTGGAACGTCCACGTCAACCTCTATGTCGAACGATCCAGCCAGAAGGCGATCATCATCGGCAAGGGCGGCAGCCGACTCAAAGCGATCGGCAGCGAATCGAGGCGCGGCATCGAAGCGCTGCTCGGCACCAAGGTCTACCTCGACCTGCATGTGAAGATCGCCAAGGACTGGCAGCGTGACCCGAAGCAGCTGGGGCGTCTGGGCTTCGACTTCAGCTGA
- a CDS encoding hemolysin family protein, giving the protein MLWLFLGAALCLVISATLSAVDAALLSVSHQAIQDAKDEGKKAAFRAEKILIDLPTNINVIIFVRNFLEALATVFIALAYNSIYSVGPLMVVLTVLTASIAVFVVAGVSPRTIGRRRSLAVCLNLSWVVGAALVVLKPLTKILVLLGNLLTPDRVYKDGPFVTSDQLRDLVERASESDVIEDGEREMIQSVFNLSDTSANEVMVPRTDLVTVNSGTPLSKVMNLFFRSGFSRIPVSGEDLDDIRGVAYLKDVARRLHLHPEDAERPVDILARGVLFVPETKPADDLMEQMQVDSTHLAILIDEYGGTAGLVTIEDIVEEIVGEIEDEYDTSDDELVEVDDGSFVISTRMSISDFADYFDVKIDEDDVNSVGGLLTKLIGRVPIDGSNARIEGLIIEAMEGQGRRHRITHVRVTKEEN; this is encoded by the coding sequence GTGCTCTGGCTGTTTCTCGGTGCTGCCCTGTGTCTTGTGATCTCGGCGACGCTGTCTGCGGTGGACGCGGCTCTGCTCAGCGTCTCCCATCAGGCGATCCAGGATGCGAAGGACGAAGGCAAGAAGGCCGCATTCCGGGCAGAGAAGATCCTCATCGATCTGCCCACCAACATCAACGTCATCATCTTCGTCCGCAACTTCCTCGAAGCACTGGCGACGGTCTTCATTGCCTTGGCCTATAACTCGATCTACTCGGTGGGACCGCTCATGGTCGTCCTCACCGTGCTCACCGCCTCGATCGCCGTCTTCGTCGTCGCCGGAGTGTCCCCACGGACCATCGGCCGACGTCGCTCCCTGGCCGTGTGCCTCAATCTCAGCTGGGTCGTGGGTGCGGCACTCGTCGTGCTCAAGCCGTTGACGAAGATCCTCGTCCTCCTCGGCAATCTGCTGACCCCGGACCGTGTCTACAAGGACGGGCCGTTCGTAACCTCGGATCAGCTGCGTGACCTCGTCGAGCGAGCCAGCGAATCGGATGTCATCGAAGACGGCGAACGCGAGATGATCCAGTCCGTGTTCAACCTCTCCGACACCTCGGCGAATGAGGTCATGGTCCCGCGCACAGACCTCGTGACCGTCAACTCCGGCACTCCGCTGTCGAAGGTGATGAACCTCTTCTTCCGGTCGGGATTCTCACGGATTCCCGTCAGCGGTGAGGACCTCGATGACATTCGCGGGGTCGCCTACCTCAAGGACGTCGCCAGGCGTCTCCACCTCCATCCGGAGGACGCGGAACGACCGGTCGACATCCTGGCCAGGGGAGTGCTGTTCGTTCCCGAAACCAAACCCGCCGATGACCTGATGGAGCAGATGCAGGTCGATTCGACGCATTTGGCGATCCTCATCGACGAATACGGCGGCACCGCCGGACTCGTCACTATCGAAGACATCGTCGAGGAGATCGTCGGTGAGATCGAGGACGAATACGACACCAGCGATGATGAGCTCGTCGAGGTCGACGACGGCTCATTCGTCATCAGCACGCGCATGTCGATCTCCGACTTCGCCGACTACTTCGACGTCAAGATCGACGAGGACGACGTCAACAGCGTCGGCGGACTTCTCACGAAGCTCATCGGCCGCGTTCCCATCGACGGCTCGAACGCACGGATCGAGGGGCTCATCATCGAAGCGATGGAGGGCCAGGGCCGCCGCCACCGCATCACCCACGTCAGGGTCACGAAGGAAGAGAACTGA
- the ybeY gene encoding rRNA maturation RNase YbeY — MNTEISNETDSSIDLDEVVALTEYLGQALHMHPGAELAVTMVDATAMAELHVTWMDLEGPTDVMSFPMDQLTQGQPGAPTEGQMGDIIICPEVAAAQAASSGHSTMDEVLLLTVHGFLHLLGYDHGEPAEKEEMFALQRHLLLTFFAARYDGRTDIPSPTEV, encoded by the coding sequence ATGAATACCGAGATCTCTAACGAAACCGACTCATCGATCGACCTCGACGAGGTTGTGGCTCTGACCGAATACCTGGGTCAGGCCCTGCACATGCACCCCGGTGCCGAACTCGCGGTGACGATGGTCGACGCCACGGCCATGGCAGAACTCCACGTCACCTGGATGGACCTCGAAGGACCCACCGACGTGATGTCGTTCCCGATGGACCAGCTCACGCAGGGCCAGCCCGGTGCTCCCACCGAGGGCCAGATGGGCGACATCATCATCTGCCCCGAGGTGGCCGCTGCCCAGGCCGCATCGTCGGGTCATTCGACGATGGACGAGGTGCTGCTGCTGACGGTCCACGGATTCCTGCACCTGCTCGGCTATGACCACGGTGAGCCTGCGGAGAAGGAAGAGATGTTCGCCCTGCAGCGTCATCTTCTGCTGACCTTCTTCGCCGCTCGCTACGACGGTCGTACCGACATCCCCTCACCCACCGAGGTCTGA
- a CDS encoding PhoH family protein, whose amino-acid sequence MQYSHKYSQSLRIILDTSTQPTNSVNSTPAEAASSDTVRLVIPDSIDLVEFFGPGESNLRKLERVFPELNLHVRANQVQASGEPTRVAAFVSVIGELKKLHASGHRINEETIDRVASFSSEGQAASAVMGTNILSTRGKSIRPKTMGQHDYVKAIRNHTITFGIGPAGTGKTYLAMAMAINALQHKEVSRIILTRPAVEAGESLGYLPGTLNEKIDPYVRPLYDALHDMVDPESIPLLIETGTIEVAPLAYMRGRTLNDAFIILDEAQNTTGEQMKMFLTRLGFGARMVVTGDVSQIDLPGKTRSGLNVVQDILTGIEDLKFCHLGSKDVVRHSLVTKIVDAYDLWGSSE is encoded by the coding sequence TTGCAGTACTCCCACAAGTACTCACAGTCACTAAGGATCATTCTGGACACCTCCACTCAGCCCACGAACTCTGTGAACAGCACACCTGCCGAAGCAGCCTCATCGGACACAGTGCGTCTCGTGATTCCCGACTCCATCGATCTGGTCGAGTTCTTCGGGCCGGGGGAGTCGAACCTGCGGAAGCTCGAGCGCGTCTTCCCCGAACTCAATCTGCACGTGCGCGCCAACCAGGTGCAGGCCAGCGGTGAGCCGACGCGCGTGGCGGCATTCGTCTCCGTCATCGGGGAACTCAAGAAGCTGCATGCCTCCGGCCACCGCATCAACGAGGAGACGATCGACCGGGTCGCGTCGTTCTCCTCTGAAGGACAGGCCGCCTCGGCGGTGATGGGCACGAACATCCTGTCCACACGCGGAAAATCCATCCGTCCCAAGACGATGGGCCAGCACGACTACGTCAAGGCGATCCGCAATCACACGATCACCTTCGGCATCGGCCCCGCAGGCACAGGCAAGACGTACCTGGCCATGGCGATGGCCATCAACGCACTGCAGCACAAAGAGGTCTCACGCATCATCCTCACCCGCCCGGCCGTGGAGGCAGGGGAGAGCCTGGGCTACCTGCCCGGGACGCTGAACGAGAAGATCGACCCCTATGTGCGTCCCCTCTACGATGCTCTGCACGACATGGTCGACCCCGAGTCGATCCCGCTGCTCATCGAAACCGGAACGATCGAGGTGGCCCCGCTGGCGTATATGCGCGGCCGGACTCTCAACGATGCGTTCATCATCCTCGACGAGGCGCAGAACACGACCGGTGAGCAGATGAAGATGTTCCTCACCCGTCTGGGCTTCGGTGCACGCATGGTCGTCACCGGCGACGTCTCCCAGATTGACCTGCCGGGCAAGACCCGTAGCGGTCTCAACGTCGTCCAGGACATCCTGACCGGAATCGAGGACCTGAAATTCTGCCACTTGGGCAGCAAGGACGTCGTCCGCCACTCGCTGGTGACGAAGATCGTCGACGCCTATGACCTGTGGGGAAGCAGCGAATGA
- a CDS encoding 16S rRNA (uracil(1498)-N(3))-methyltransferase — translation MSLPVFFSSQVAEAAAGQVLTFGEDVAGHAVRVRRLGPGDELEVVDGSGTRVRGTVTSASANEMGLQVASVTHAEVVRPRLVLVQALAKADRDLQAIEAATEIGVDEVIPWAAERSIADWPAKKRDKLAGKWDNVLRAASLQARRSRFPLRHDLVRGTGLAGALSDGDTVYVLHEAAELKLSQALSRSEAGSERVVLVVGPEGGISDAELEALSAIGAETVLLGPTVLRSSSAGAAGLVMAQNSLGRW, via the coding sequence GTGAGTCTTCCCGTCTTCTTCTCCTCCCAGGTCGCCGAGGCGGCCGCCGGTCAGGTGCTCACATTCGGTGAGGATGTGGCCGGGCACGCGGTCCGAGTCCGCAGACTCGGACCCGGGGATGAGCTTGAAGTCGTCGACGGATCCGGCACTCGCGTGCGCGGCACCGTCACGAGCGCTTCGGCGAATGAAATGGGACTTCAGGTTGCTTCGGTGACCCACGCCGAGGTGGTACGACCGCGGTTGGTCCTCGTGCAGGCACTGGCGAAGGCCGACCGCGATCTGCAAGCGATCGAAGCCGCCACAGAGATCGGAGTCGACGAGGTGATCCCGTGGGCCGCCGAACGCTCGATCGCCGATTGGCCTGCGAAGAAGCGCGACAAACTCGCCGGTAAATGGGACAACGTCCTGCGGGCAGCGTCCTTGCAGGCCCGACGCTCTCGCTTCCCACTGCGCCACGACCTTGTCCGCGGCACCGGTTTGGCAGGGGCACTGTCCGATGGCGATACCGTCTACGTCCTCCACGAGGCGGCCGAGCTGAAACTCTCCCAGGCCCTGTCACGGTCCGAGGCTGGATCGGAACGCGTCGTTTTGGTCGTGGGACCCGAAGGCGGCATCAGCGACGCCGAGCTCGAGGCACTGTCGGCCATCGGCGCCGAAACAGTGCTCCTGGGCCCTACGGTCCTGCGTTCGTCCTCGGCCGGAGCAGCCGGCCTCGTCATGGCTCAGAATTCATTGGGCCGTTGGTGA